The Phycisphaerae bacterium genomic interval CGTCGGCCCTACTTGGCGGCACGCCGCGGACGTTGGGCCTGCTTGATGGGTCGCCCCAGGCGTCGGGTTTACTGTGCCTGAAGCAGGCCGGTTCCAACGGTGTAGCTGCCAACCGGGAGGCAGCGGGGGTTGTCCTCGATGTACTTCGTCAACCGGTTCATGGCGGCGTCGTCGCGCACGATGTGGTCGAAGGACTCATCCTGCCAGAGCGATCCGGATCGACGAAGATACGTGTTGATCTGCCGGGCGCTGATCGACTTCCAGGCTTGCAGCGTGTTGGACAGATCGCTGTCGGCGAGCAACTGCAGGAGGGCGTGAACATGGTTGGGCATGATCGCGAAGCGACCCAGAAGGTAAGCCTTGCCGTCATCGTGTCGCAGGGTTGCCTCGACTGGTTTGCGGCACGCGGGATCCCGAAGAACACACTCGCCATGCCCGCTGTCCAGCAGTTT includes:
- a CDS encoding transposase — its product is DPIMPRAFDWRRAWMSHKGSLPHLRQEGVVYFVTFRLADSLPAEVMKRLRAKRDAWLASHPPPLTEEQIQEYRRIWTARIEKLLDSGHGECVLRDPACRKPVEATLRHDDGKAYLLGRFAIMPNHVHALLQLLADSDLSNTLQAWKSISARQINTYLRRSGSLWQDESFDHIVRDDAAMNRLTKYIEDNPRCLPVGSYTVGTGLLQAQ